The following coding sequences are from one Heptranchias perlo isolate sHepPer1 chromosome 13, sHepPer1.hap1, whole genome shotgun sequence window:
- the LOC137331186 gene encoding alpha-1,4-N-acetylglucosaminyltransferase-like, which translates to MLYQYKGCLFILMIAICSVLYIYCKTDTYQYIQKYIFEISQMKNKADPNLSNPTTKSGIIFVETTDKVEPTPLAVCSVESAARLNPDKRIYYFMKGFSGNLTQYPHPEYAGIPLLSSMSNVVLLPLNVSALFEDTPLKDWYQKVNPDLERFWIHVLADGCRLALLWKYGGIYLDTDIISMKPLPFANFTCGEQVDYTSNGAMGFHESHPFMWNCMEDFVAHYIGHIWDQQGPRLITRVLKRWCLSNNLAHFTGKECNGISLWITRRFYPIPYPSWKNYYVPWKKEHIESFFSGTYGARVWNYMNSNKKRKVIAGRRSLMEYLFLTYCPTTYKNVIQSRNSPESLRA; encoded by the exons ATGCTTTACCAGTATAAGGGGTGTCTGTTTATCCTCATGATTGCAATTTGTAGTGTGCTGTACATATACTGTAAGACAGACACCTATCAGTATATTCAAAAATACATCTTCGAAATATCCCAGATGAAAAATAAAGCTGACCCAAATCTTTCAAATCCAACCACGAAATCTGGGATTATATTTGTGGAGACGACTGATAAAGTGGAGCCGACACCATTGGCGGTGTGTTCAGTGGAGTCTGCTGCTCGTTTAAACCCAGACAAACGTATTTATTACTTCATGAAGGGATTCAGTGGCAACTTAACACAGTATCCACACCCTGAGTATGCAGGCATCCCTTTGCTTTCCTCAATGAGTAATGTCGTCCTTTTACCTTTGAATGTCTCCGCACTGTTTGAAGACACTCCTTTGAAAGACTGGTATCAAAAG GTAAATCCAGATTTGGAAAGATTTTGGATCCATGTGCTTGCTGATGGCTGCAGGTTAGCACTGCTATGGAAATATGGTGGCATTTACCTGGATACTGACATTATATCAATGAAGCCTTTGCCATTTGCTAATTTCACCTGTGGAGAACAGGTAGACTATACCAGTAATGGAGCAATGGGATTTCATGAAAGCCATCCTTTTATGTGGAACTGCATGGAAGATTTTGTGGCCCATTATATTGGACACATTTGGGATCAACAAGGTCCTCGACTGATAACCCGTGTTCTGAAGCGATGGTGCCTGTCTAATAACCTGGCCCACTTCACTGGAAAAGAATGCAATGGCATCTCTTTATGGATCACAAGGCGGTTCTATCCAATCCCATATCCAAGCTGGAAAAATTACTATGTTCCCTGGAAGAAGGAGCATATAGAGAGCTTCTTCTCAGGTACATACGGAGCACGTGTCTGGAACTATATGAATTCTAATAAGAAAAGGAAAGTAATTGCTGGACGTAGATCATTAATGGAGTATCTTTTTCTGACGTATTGTCCAACTACATACAAAAATGTAATTCAATCTAGGAATAGTCCAGAGTCACTTAGGGCCTGA